GACCGACGCCGATCCCGCCACGCTGGCCGCCGACCCCGACAACGCCTTCGCGGCGCCGTTCGTCAGCGTCCACAGCGGTGCGCGCTTCGATCCGAACCGTATCAAGGCCCGGACGATCTGCGACTTTTCGCTCGGCTTCGACCTGGACCATGACCGATCGCCGATCAGTATTCAGGTGGATCTGCTGAACGCCTTCGACAAGGAGGGGGTCTACAACATCGAGTCGGTCTTCGGCGGAACACACGTCATCCCGCCGCGGACGCTGGCGGCCCGCATGCGGTACCGCTTCTAGACCGAGGCGCGGGAGACAAAGGGTGATCGAGTCCCGGGCCTCGCCGGACGCCGCCGGACGACGCGAGCCGGAGATCGTACGGATCATCCTCGTGGCGCTAGCGGCGGGGGAGGTGGAGATCCGCCTGTGGGAGCCGTTCCCGGGCTTCAGCCCGGTCGCACAGCGGATTCCAGAAGCACGACCCCACCCTGGCCGCCATCCGTGCAGATGCTGACGATGCCGTAGCGACCCGGTCGGACGTTGGACAACTCTTTCACCGCCTGACTCAGGATTCGCGCTCCCGTCGCACCGAACGGGTGGCCGAGCGCGACACTGCCGCCGTTCGGATTCACCCGTTCGCGCGGGAACTTGCCCAGGTCGGCATCGACACCGGCCTTGTCGCGCACGAAGTCCACGCTCTCGAGCGCCTTGATGTGGAAGAGGACCTGGGCCGCGAACGCTTCGTGGATCTCCCACAAATCGATGTCGGCGTAGCCCAGCCCGTGGCGGGCCAGCAGACGCGGGATTGCGAAGGCCGGCGCCATGAGCAGTCCCTCGGTGCGGAAATCGATCGACGCGATCTCCCAGTCGATCAACCTGGCCGCGGGGCTGCCGGCAGGCAGCCTCTCCAGACCGGCCGGCGAGGCAACCCAGAGACCGGCGGCGCCGTCCGTCAAGGGGGAGGAGTTGCCCGCGGTGAGCGTGCCTCGGCCTGTGGTTCGGTCGAACGACGGAGTCAGGCGCGCCAGCTTTTCGAGCGAGGTGTCTGCACGGGGGATTGAATCACGGCGCAGGCCGCCGACAGGGATGACCAGATCGTCGAAGAAGCCGCGCTCCCACGCGGCCACGGCATGCCGGTGACTCTCGAGCGCGACCCGATCCTGTTCTTCACGCGGTATGTCCCACTCCTTCGCGGTGATCTCCGTGTGCTCGCCCATGCTCTTCCCGGTCGTGCGATTGGTCACGGACGGAATATAGAGCCGGATATCGCCCAGTCTCAGGTCCGCCAGATGCGAGGCCTTCTGCCCGAGAGACCGCGCGTGCTGAAATTGCCGGACCCAATCGGAGAGGGATTGGCCCAGGCCCAGCTGGACGCGGCTCATGCTCTCCGCGCCGCCGACGAGCGCGAGATGGCGGTCGATGCCGTCGATCATTCCCGCCGCCTGGATCGCTCCGATCATGCTGGTCGCGCACGCCATGATCGTGGAGAAAGCCGAGATCTCCGGACTGACGCCCGCATCCATGAGGACTTCGCGGGCGATATTGCTCCAGGCAAGATTCGGAATGACGGCTCCCCACACGGCAAATTCCGGCTCAGGTCCGCGCAGGCTGTCAATCATGGCCCGCACGACGGGCACGGAGAGGGCGATCGCGTCGAGCTTGGCGAGCGCACCGTCCACTTTTGCGAAGGGTGTTCTCACTCCGGCGGCCAGCCAGATCTCTGTTCGAAGGGAATTGACCCCTGTCGTCCCCCGTCGCGAGGATTCCACGTTCAGAGGTCGACCCGGCGCGGGTCTTTCATCACCTTCTTGTTGACGCGATCGCGGTGCGCTCGCGACACCGTCTCACCGCGTTTGAGCTTGACGCTCTGGGGGAAGAACGTGACTTTCCCCATCTTCACGTCGTCCCGGGCGCTTTCCCGGTACTCGATGGCGCCACGATAATCCTCCTGACCGGTGGATAGCCGGTCGCGCCGCGTCACCCGCGGCCTGGGAGCGCGGGCTCAAGACCCGCGCGAGCGAACCACACGCCGAACTCTCGTGCCCCGGCGGACAGTCAGAATCGCGGTGACTCAACTTTTTACTCCTGACCGGCGGGGAAGTCAAAGCGAGGCTAGCCACTTTCCCTCCCAACTTTGCGCATAGGACCAAGGTCTCATAGACATCCGGCTCGTCTTCCGCCGACACTCGCTCTCTGGACGAGAAAACGAGGCAGGCCTACTTCGTCAGCGCGAAGGGGGAGGCGGGGGTCGGCCGGCCGGGACCGGACGGCTGGACGTGGGAGATCGATCATCGTATCGCGCCGGACGTCGCGCAGGTGGTCGAGATCCTCCAGGCGAAATCCAAACCAAAGCTCGTCTCTCTTCCGGTGAGCATCCAATGACCCCACGCGCGTTCTTCGCTCCGGGCACAGCACTCCTGATCGCGGCGCTGTTCACGCCGGCACAGGCCCAGGACTCGCCGGCCGCCCCGCTGGGGGACGCCGCGCGGGCGGCGCGGCAGGATCTCGATCGCAGCGTCAAGGCGCTCGCCGATCTGCGCGAGTCCATCCGGTCCGAGACCGTGCCGCTCACGAAGGAGCTGGCGGAGGCGGAGGGGCGCCTGGCGGACGAAAAACGGACGTACGACGAGGTCTCCCGCCGCCAGGACGGGGCGCGCCTGGAATACGAAAATCTCGGGCAGGCGATCAAGCTGCGGCAGGAGGAGGCGGCGTACGTCGGCAATCTTCTTGACGAGTACGCGCGCGGGTTCGACACGGTCCTGCACGTGGGGGAGCGGCCGAGAGTCGCGGCGGACCTCGAGGCCGCCCGGCAGGCGCCGCAGGAGCGGGACCTGACTCCGCGCGAGCGTTGCGCCCGGCAGGTCGGGCTCTTGAATGCATCGGTCGCCCGGCTGAACGACCTCCTCGGAGGAACACTCTTCCCGGGGCAGGCGGTCGATCCGGGCGGGACGGTGAGACCGGGGACGTTCGCCCTCATCGGCCCGGTGTCATTGTTCGCCGCCGCCGACGGCGTGGCGGGGATCGCCCTGCCGCAGGCCGGATCGGATTCGGTGGCGGTGCGGCCCCTGGACGAAGCCGGGAACGCGGAGGTCGCGCAGGTGGCGGCGGCCGGCAAGGGGCTCTTCCCGTTCGACGCCTCGCGCGGCGGCGCGCTTCAGGAGCTGATCAACCGCGGCAGCCTCGTAGGCTACTTCAAGAAGGGGGGGCCGATCATGTGGCCGCTCCTGTGCGTCTCGATCCTGGCGATGTCGGTGATCCTGGAGCGCCTGTTCTTCCTGGCGCGCGAGAGACGGCGCCGGGACCCGGACACCGTGGCCGAGATCATGTCCCGCCTGGAGTCGGGAGACGCGGACGGGGCCCTGCGCGCGGGAGAGGGGTCGCGCGATTACGTCGCGCGCTCTCTCACCTATGCCCTGGCGCACCGGCAGAAGTCGTTCTCCGACGCCCTGATGCGCGCGACCAACCAGGAGACGGTCCGGTTCGAGCGCGCCATTCCGATCCTCGACACGATCGTCACGATGGCCCCGATGCTGGGGCTTCTGGGGACGGTCACCGGCATCATGAACTCGTTCGGCATGCTGGGGGGCGGAGAGCTGGGAGCGCCGGCCCAGATCACGGGCGGCATCGCCGAGGCCCTCATCGCCACCGCCTTCGGTCTCGGGATCGCCATCACCACGCTCATCCCGATGAACTATCTGCACACGCGCAGCGAGGAGGCCCGGAACGAGCTGGGGGACGCGGCCACCCACCTGGAGCTGCTCATGAAGCCGATCCTGGACGCCGAGATGAGGCTGCGCGGCGCCAGGATGTCGCGAGCCGCCGCCCCCGACCTGGCCGACGGCATTCCGCCCGGCTGGCGAACCAGCGCCGAGACGCTGGCCCGGGCCCGAGGTGACGCATGACGACCGTTCGCGCCCCGCGCCGCCGCAAGGCGCGCATCGAGATCATCCCGCTCATCGACGTGATGTTCTTTCTGCTGGCCACGTTCATCATGGTGTCGCTGTCGATGACGCGGAACACCGGCATGCAGGTCGCCCTGCCCTCGGCCAGCACCGCGGAGAAACAGCCGTCGCGCGACGATTCCGTGACCCTGACGGTGACCGAGGACGCCCAGGTCTTCTTCAACAAGGAGAAGATCACGCTGGCCCAGCTCCCGTTCAAGCTGCAGACCTTCAAGGCCTCGAGCAAGGACCCCAAGGTCGTCGTGAGCGGGGCCGCCGACGCCAATTTCAAGGTGGTGGTGGCGGTGCTCGACGAGGCCCGCAAGATCGGCATCCAGAAGGTCGGCATCTCCACGCAGAAGAAATGAGCCGCTTCCAGATCGCGGCCGTCGTCGGTGCGCTCCTGCTGCACGCGGGAATCCTCCTGTTCGGCGGGCTCGTCCTGCCCCGCAGGCCCGAAGGGGCGGAGGTGCGGAAGGACGTGGCGCTGATCGACGAGGCCGATCCGGACAAGACGGACAAGGCCGACAAGAAGGACGAGGAGAAGGTGAAGACCGACGAGCGCCAGGACGAGGACCGGCCTCCGGAGATCTCCGTTACGGCCGAGCCGATGCCGGACACCCGGAATCTGGCCAATCTCGATGCGGAGGCCGCCGGCCCCGCGCTCGATGCCCTGAGCCTGAACGACCTCGAAGGGGCCCTCAATCCCGGCGAGGGGGGGATGTCGTTCGGCCAGGGGTTCAGTCTTGCGTCCGGCGGCCGGATCGGGGCGGCGGGGGGGCCGGGAGGTCCGAGCCTCGAGGAGATCGCCGCAGTCGCCGACCTCGATCAGCGCCCGCAGGCCGTCGCCCAGAACGCCCCGATGTATCCCGCCGAACTCAGGAGGCGCCGGGTCGAGGGGACGGTGACCCTGGTCTTCCTGGTGGACACCGAGGGGCGCGTGGTCAACCCGACCGTCGAGAAATCGACCGATCCGGGCTTCGAGAGACCGGCCCTGGAGGCGGTCCGTCGCTGGCGCTTCGAGCCCGGCACGCGCCAGGGACACAAAGTGCAGTTCAAGATGCGCGTGCCGATCACCTTCCGTGCGGGTTGATTGACGATGCCGAACAGCGACACCACGTCCCGCCGCGTTCTGCGCGCCGTTCTGGCGCTCGCCGCTCTGGCCCTGTGGCCGGGGCCGGCGCGGGCCTCGGACGACCCGTCCCCCGATCTCTGGAAGGATCCCGCCTTCCAGAAGGCGTTCCTCGGATCGTATGGCGTGCAGTCGGAGCTCGAGCCGAAGCTGACGCAGATCGAGCTGCAGCAGATGCAGAAGCTCCTGCCGCTCATGGACACCGACCCCGATGCCGCCGCCCGAAAGCTGCAGGGGCTCGCCAAGCCGAACGCCAGCGCCGTGTTCGATTTCACCCTGGGGAACCTGGCCTTCCAGAAGGACCGGCCCGAGGACGCGGAGGCGCATTACCGCGTCGCTGTCTCGAAGTTCCCGAACTTCCGCCGGGCCCTGCGCAATCTCGGCCTCATCCAGGTCCGCCTCGGCCAGTACGAGGACGCCGCGCGCTCCCTGTCGCGCGTCATCGAGCTGGGGGGCGGGGAGGGGCTGACCTACGGGCTTCTCGGGTACGCCTACGCGGCGATGGGTCAGTCCCTGTCGGCCGAATCCGCCTACCGCAGCGCCGTCCTCCTGCAGCCGGACCTCCTCGACTGGAAGGTCGGCCTCGCCCAGACGCTGCTGAAGCAGCAGAAGCACGGAGAAGCGGCGGCGCTGTGCGGCGAGCTCCTGGAGCGCGATCCGGGACGGACCGACCTGTGGCTTCTCCAGGCGGGGGCCTACGTCGGTCTAGGGCAGCCGCTCAAGGCGGCCGAGAACTACGAGATCCTGCGCCGGATGGGGAAGGGGACCGTCGGCAGCCTTTCGACCCTCGGCGACATCTACGTGAACGAAGGACTCTGGGACCTCGCCGCCTCGGCGTACAGCGCCGCCCTGGATGCCGACCCGCAGCAGGATCCGGGCCGCCCGCTGCGCTGGATCGCGATCCTTTCGCAGAGAGGGGCGAACGCCCAGGCGCGCGCGCTCCTCGATCGCACCACGAGCATCTACGGCGATCGGCTGGACGCCGCGGCGCGCAAGGACCTCCTGCGTCAGAAGGCAAGACTGGCGTCCGCCGAGGGGATGGACGGGGAGGCGTTGGGTGTGCTGCAGGAGATCGTCGCTCTCGATCCGCTCGACGGGGAGGCCCTGCTGCTCCTGGGCCAGCACTACGTCCGCGCCGACGATCTCGAGCAGGCCCAGTTCTACTACGAGCGGGCCGAGAGCCTGGAGGCGTTCGAGGCCGAGGCGAAGGTGCGGCGGGCGCAGATCCTCGTCCGACAGTCGAAATATCGCGACGCCGTCCCCCTCTTGAAGAGGGCGCAGGAGATCAAGCCGCGCGACGACGTGGCCCGTTACCTCGAGCAGGTGGAGCGTCTCGCGAAGACCCGCGGCTGACGGCGCCGCCGCGCTCCTCGGCGCGCCGGAGCGGCCGGTCGAGATCAGGCATCGGCCCGCGTGGCAACGACGGGAGGAGGAGGCGCTTGAGACGGCGGGAGTGGCAGGTCGGCCTCGGACATGTGTGCCCGGGCGTGCTCCCACATGTGGCTGACCAAGTCGACCGCCAGCTTGCAGACGACGACCGACACCGAGAAGGCCGTCGAGCGGCCGGCGCCCGGCACGAGGCGCGTGAGCAGAAACCCCAGAGCGAACACCGCCGCCATCAGCGCCAGGCGCGCGTAGGGCTGCACCAGCAGGGCGACAAAGCTCACGCTCCGGAACTCCGCGTGGCCCAGGTAGTTCCACACGAACGACACGCCATGGCTCAGCGCGAAGATCAGCATGAGTCGTGGGATCTCCTTCCCGTCACCGTGGATTCCAAAACCCAGGGCCAGGACGAGAAAAAAGAATGCCGCCAAATAATAGGGGACCAGGACCATCACCAGCGCCAGGCGCGTGCCGGCCTCGCGCAGATCGGTAAGAGTGTTCAAGGGTTTCCGGAACAGCGCCCAGACGAACATCTTCAGGACGTTGACGACGCCGATGATCATCGTCTCGATCCAGTACACGCGGACCACGTCGGCCCATCCCCAGCGGCCGTGGAAAGCGGCGACCGCCACGACCAGGTTGGCCGCGACCAGAGCGACGACGGCGAACCGGCTCCCGGTCCTTCTGCGCCGTGTCGGATTCATCGCTTGCCCGCCTCGGCGCGGGGCGCGGGGTATTTCAAGCGCATGTCCTCGAGAGCCCGCACGATGCGCTCGGACACCAGCAGGTCCCGATACCACTTCTTGTTGGCCGGGATGATGTGCCACGCCGCCCACGAGGTATTGCAGCGCCTCATCGCCTCCTCGTAGGCGGCCACGTAGTCCTTCCAGAGCTTCCGGTTCTCCCAGTCGACCGGGTCGAACTTCCAGGCGCGGCGCGGATCCTCGAGACGCTTCTCGAGACGTTCCTTCTGCTCCTGCTTCGAGATGTGCAGGAAGAACTTCAGGATGGTCACGCCGCTGTCGGCCAGGAGCTTCTCGAAGGCGTTGATGTGCGCGTACCGGTCGCGCCACACGGCCGGCGGCACGAGCTTCCTGACGCGCGCCGCCAGCACGTCCTCGTAGTGGGACCGGTTGAAGACACCGATCATGCCGAGCGGCGGGACCTCTCTGTGCACGCGCCAGAGGAAATCGTGCGACAGCTCCTCGGAGGTCGGGGCCTTGAACCCGGTCACGCGGCAGCCCTGAGGGTTCAGCCCCGACAGGACGTGGCGGATCGTGCCGTCCTTGCCCCCTCCGTCCATCGCCTGGAGGACGACCAGGAGAGCGTGCTTCCCCTCGGCGAACAGGACCCGCTGCAGATCGACCATGCGGCGGACGTGTTTCGCGACCGACTCCTGCGCCTCCTCCTTGTCGCCGCACCGGGAGGTATCGCCCGGGTCGAAGTCCCGCAGCCGCACTCGCGCGCCCGCAGGGATGTGGATCGGTTGCGTCATCGATCGGCCTCGTGTCCGCGAGCCTGGCGGTCCGCTTCGAGAAGCTCCACCTCGTCCCCCACGGAGACGGCTCCCTCCCGGATCACCAGGGCGTTGAGGGCCAGCCGGCCGTCGAACTCGCGGTGGATACGCTTCAGCACCGAGACATCCTGTTCCAGCGTGTCGGGATCGAACGTGGTCATGACACAGCGGGCCCGCAGGCTGTGCAGTCCGATCAGGGCCGTGCCGGCGCGCAGGGTGCGTCCCTCCCAGCCGCGCTCGGCGAGCCCCGGCACCCCTTCGATCAGGAGGTTCGGCCGCAGGCGCCGCCGGTCGAATCCGAACGCCTCGATGGCGCCGTCGGTCGCGACCAGCAGGGGAAGGACGTCGAAGCGCTCCTCACCGTCGTAGCGCACCAGCCGGGCGTCCGCGCCCGCCGCCGCGACGACGTCGCGCGCCACGTCCGCGGAGCTCCACGGACGTCCGTCCACGAGCGGCTCGCCATCCGGCCCGAGGATGCTGCGGTGGCCGAGCAGGCGAGGACGGGTCCGCGCCGTGATCACCTGACCGCGCGCGTCCTGCACGTGCACGACGCGGTCCCCGGCGAGGCCGTCGCGGCGCACCTCGGCGCGCTGGAGCGGCTCGCCCGCCATCGACTTCACCGGGTAACGCCACAGCTCCGCGATGCGCAGGGAGTCCGCCTTTCGAGCCGAGGGATTCGGGCCGCTCGGCGGCCGGCTCAGAGCTTGATGACTGCCCGGTAGCGGACCTTGCCGGCCTCGAGACGCTCGCGCGCCTCGTTGATGCGATCGAGCGGATAGACCTCGAGCCGCGGCTTCACCTTCCCCGCGGCGGCGAGGTCGAGCGCCTCGACCAGGTCGCGCCTCAGGTTCTGCTTGCTGCCGACCAGCCGGACCTGCTGCGACAGGAAGTGAAGCGGATCCACCTGGATCGGTCCATCGACGAGCCCCATGTTGACCATTCGTCCTTCGGGCCGCAGGCCGCGCAGCGCCTGCGTCGCCTGCGCCGCCGAGTTGGTGGTGCCGAGGATCACGTCCGCCCCGCCGGCGTCGAGCAGGGCCTGGCCCGCGTTCTTGGACGCTACGATGACCTCGTCGGCGCCCAGCTTCCGGGCTTCCTCCTTCTTGTCGGCGCTGCCGGTGATCGCGATGACCTGAAGCCCGAGCGCCCGGGCGTATTGCACAGCCAGGTGGCCGAGCCCGCCGACGCCGAGGACCGCGACCGTGTCGCCGGGTCGCGGCGCAGCGTTGCGCAGACCGCTCATCACCGTGAAGCCGGCGCAGAAGATCGGCGCCGCCTCCTCGTCGCTCAGGCCGGACGGCACGAGCGTGCAGCCCGTCGCCCAGGCCAGCATCAGCTCGGAGTTGCCGCCGCCCATCTGGACCCACGACTGGTACTCGGCGCAGTAGGACACGCGATCCTCCTGGCAGAAGTGGCAGCGCCCGCACCCCCTCTGGGCCCACGACACTCCGACCCGGTCCCCCCTGCGCAGGCCGGCGACTCCCGCCCCGACCTCCTCGATCGTCCCGACCGGCTCGTGTCCCAGGACCATCGGGAGGGGAACGGCCATGACACCGTGCTGCACGTGCAGGTCGGTGCCGCACATGCCGCTGGCCTTGATCCTCACGAGCACCTGCCCGGGCTGCGGCTTCGGGTCGGGCAGCGTCTTGATCGTCCACGGTTTCCTGATTTCGGTCATCACCGCTGCGCGCATCGGTTCACCTCCTTAAAGCATCGAAACCTCACGGGACCATGATAGGACGGATCGTCCGGAGTCGGAGATTCGCACCGCAGTGGAGACAAGAAAAAGGCGGGGAGGTTGGGTCCCCGCCATTTGTTTCCGGGAGGAAGGGCGGCCGTGTGGAAGGCGTTGGTCGCAGGCCGCCGCGACGGATGCGCCGGACCCCGCGAGAGATCCGACTCGATGTCCGCCACTATCGGAGTTCTCCGTGTCGCTCTCGTGGACGTGAGGTGACGGGAGGGAGACGAAAGTACCGCACGACGCCTAACCGGGATGCGAGGGCTGGTCGAGGAGCGCCCGAGCGTCGCGCGGCGGAATCGTCCCGAAGGACAGCAGGCGCTCGTTGAACGCGCGCAGGCGGAACCGGTCCCCCTCCCGCCTCCGCGCCTCGCGCAGCAGGTCGGACATCTCCAGGTAGCCGACGAAATACGTGGAGAGCTGCGTGGACGACACCTTGGCCCGGCGCAGCTTGCCCCGCGCCTCCGCCTCCTCCTGGAACCCGGGTCCGCGCAGCAGGTCCATGGCGAAGCGATCCGCCGCCTCGTCGGACATCGCGGTCGTGTGAAGGCGAGCGTCGAGGATGGCGTTGAGGGGCACGCGCAGGGTCTGCTTGAGATGGACCAGGAGATTCTCCGGCTCGTCCGAGGCGTAACCGTTCTCGAACATCAGCCTCTCGGCCAGGACCGCCCAACCTTCGGCGAAGGTCCCGGAGGAGAAGAGCTTCTTGTAGATCGTGGCGATGGGTGAGCGCAGGGCGTGCCAGTACTGCACGTAGTGGCCGGGGAAGGCCTCGTGGATGGTGAGCCCCTGCAGGGCGTAGTCGTTGTACTCGCGCAGGAAGGATTCGGTTTCGCCGCGGGGCACGGAGGAGATCCAGAACGACTTTTTCAGGTCGGGCTCGAGCACCGGCGGCGGATTGAAGAACGCCACCGCGACGCCGTCCATGAAGCCGGGGGTCGGCTCGACCACGAAGTTGTCGTCGTCCGGGGGGAGGCCGATGAGGTCGCGCTCGCGGATGAACGCCTTGATCCGGTCGACGGCGCGCCGTGTGTCGCGGAACAGCGTGTCCGGGGTCGAGTGCCGCTTGGTCACCTCGTCGAGCACCTCGCGGACGATGGTGTTGACCAGCGCGTCCCCCTTCTCGGCGTGACGGTGGCCCGGGTGGAGGCGGTCGTGCAGGGGAGCGGCGACCTCGAGCATGTGCGTCCTGTCGGTCTCGAGCTGTGCCTGCGCCCGTCGCAGGATCTCCTCGGGCGTCAGGGACGACTGCAGCGTGTGCCGCAGCTTTTTCGTCCACAGGTCCGTGCCGAGCCTCCAGTCTCCGAGCGACCGCGGCAGGAGGTCGTTCTCGAGCCAGACCTTGAACTCCTTCAGCGCCGCGATGACCTTTCCGGTTTCCGTCTCGAGATGCCGGCGGATCTTCGGGGCCTTCGCGAACAGAGGGGGAGCGACCGTCTCGAAGAAGCCGACGCTTCCGCCGCTGGTGTGGATCGTCAGATCGGTCACGACGCGCGCCGGGTTCTTGAGGTTCGCCTGCGCCGCCCGCAGGAGGGACGGGATCGCCTCCATGCGTTTGAGAAGGGCTTCGAGGCGTTCCGGCCACAGCGGGGAGTCCGCCTCCTGCAGGGTCAGGAAGAGCGTGGTGTTGCCCAGCAGGTCGATGTAGTTCTGTGGATCGCGCTCATACGGGCGGATCTCCTCGAGGGCGAAGATCGACGCCTCGATGTCGGTGCGGACCAGGTGATAGTCGATGCGGGCGCTCGTGGACAGACGCTCCGGGGCGACGGCCCGGAGCTCCGCCAGGTAGTTCGTCGCCAGGCGCAGCTTCTCCCCGATCCCCGCGGTCGTCAGATCTTCCAGGAGCGAGTCGTACTTGTGGTAGCCGGCGAGGGTCGCCTGCGTCGGATAGGCGTGCAGCGAATCATCGAGGTAGCGATCGGCGATGCGGTAGAACTCGAGGTCGGGCCCCTGCGCTCCGGCCGGAATACCGCCCGGGAACCGTGACTGGACACGCTCGACCGTCATCGACGTGCCCCCCGATGCCCCTCGCGCGTGGCACGGGGCGGCCGCCATTCCGTATTGGGGCGTCGCATCGGCGAGGCACACTATCACATCCGCCCTGCCGGGCAAAAGCGGCGCTGCTGGCCTCATCGGACGAGATGCGCCGCTCCGCGATCGGCGATGACGACGACGCGGCCGCGCGCCTCCTGGAGAAGCCGCGCCGGGCACTCGTCCAGGCTGCCCTCGGGGGCGAGCGCGCGCCGCAGCGCCTCCGCCTTGGCGTCGCCGCTGACCAGGACCATGACGCTCGCGGCATTCCGGATGACGGGAGGAGTGAGCGTGATCCGGCGGGCCCGCATCGGCTCGACCCAGGGGGCCGTGACGAGACGCCTGGGTTCACGCAGCGCCTCGCTCCCCGGAAAGAGGGACGCCACGTGGCCGTCGGCCCCGAGACCCAGGAGGATCAGGTCGAAGCGCGGAGCCTGTCCCTCCTTCAGCCCGAAATACGACTTCAGCGTCGACTCGTACGCGCTCGCCGCGGCCGCGGCGTCCGGGCTCTCCGCCGGGATCCGGTGCACGTTCCCGGGCGGCACCGGCACCTTCGACAGCAGAGTTTCCAGCGCCATCCGGTAGTTGCTGTCGGGATGGTCCGGCGGGACGTGACGCTCGTCCCCCCAGAAGAACTGGAGCGCCGGCCAGGGAACCAGGTCGCGGTACGGGGCCTGCGTGACGCGCGTGTACGCCCCCCGCGGCGTGGCGCCGCCGGAGAGCGCGACGGTGAACGGTCGCTTCGGACCCGCGCCCCGCGCCAGGCGAGCGAATTCGCCGGCTCCGGCCCGCTCCAGCTCTTCGAGGTCGGAGACGACGCGCAGTTCAGGTTTCGGGGACGGTTTGCTCATGACCAGGCTGTTGCAGAACGGCCCGCCGACAGGGTGAATGGCGGAGAGGGTGGGATTCGAACCCACGTGGGGCTGATTAGGCCCCAACCCGCTTTCGAGGCGGGCCCGTTGCGACCACTTCGGTACCTCTCCGCCGGTAACTCTACCATCGGGCGCGAACCGAACGCCAGGCGCCCGGTGCGCAGGCAGATGGCACGCGGCGGAAAGGCCGGCGGTTTCAGGCGGCCGCGGCCCGATCGAGGTCGTCCGGCAGATAGCGCGAGCCCGCGAGGAGCAGGACGCCGGAGACGAGCATCGCGGCGACGGCGAGCAGGATGCCGTGCTGCAGGCTCGATCGATCCGACACCCAGCCGATGAGAAAGGGGGACGGGGCGTCCCCCAGGATGTGGATGATGACGATGTTCGCGGCCACCGCCATCGAGCGCAGGCGCACCGGGCTGACGCTGATGATGACGGCGTTGAGGGGGCCCGTGTTCAGGAACAGGAAGAAGATCGCGACCGCGAAACAGATCGAGAAGGTCCGGCGATCGGGGGAGGCGATGGCGATCCAGGCGAACGGAATGGCGATCAGGACCCCGAGGCCCGAGAACAGCATGTAGGCGCGCCGCGTCCGGCGCATCAGCAGATCCCCCGCAAACCCCCCCACCAGCGTCCCGAGCAGCCCGGCCGCGGCGACGATCCCGCCCGTGAGGCGGTTCGACTCCTCGAGGGAGATCCCCTTGATCGTCTCGAGGTAGCGCGGCATCCAGAACGCCATGCCACCGATGGCGAAGGTGAGCGCCGCGTAGCCGAGGTTCGTGAACAGATAGGAGCGCGCGCGGATCAGCCGCCGGTAGGTCGACACGACCCGTGCGATGCGCTCCCTGTAGGAGAAGGCCGCTGCCGCCTCGGCAGTGTCCGCGGAGGGTGCATGCGCGCCGGGCCCGTCCATCGCCCCGCGGACCGGCTCTCTCAGGAACAGGATCGGGACCGCCAGAAGGAGGCCGGGGATTCCCGCCAGGAGAAAGAAGAACCTCCAGCCCCGCTCCGCGCCAAGGAGAGGCACGAGGAGGTACGCGAGGGCCGCCCCCGCCGGGATGGTCAGGAAGAACGTCGCCATCACCCGGCCGCGTTTGCGTGCCGGGAAGAAGTCGGCAAGAAAAGGCGGCGACAGCGTCCCGAACGAGGCCTC
The window above is part of the Candidatus Dormiibacterota bacterium genome. Proteins encoded here:
- a CDS encoding polyphosphate kinase 2 family protein; translation: MTQPIHIPAGARVRLRDFDPGDTSRCGDKEEAQESVAKHVRRMVDLQRVLFAEGKHALLVVLQAMDGGGKDGTIRHVLSGLNPQGCRVTGFKAPTSEELSHDFLWRVHREVPPLGMIGVFNRSHYEDVLAARVRKLVPPAVWRDRYAHINAFEKLLADSGVTILKFFLHISKQEQKERLEKRLEDPRRAWKFDPVDWENRKLWKDYVAAYEEAMRRCNTSWAAWHIIPANKKWYRDLLVSERIVRALEDMRLKYPAPRAEAGKR
- a CDS encoding MOSC N-terminal beta barrel domain-containing protein, producing MSRPPSGPNPSARKADSLRIAELWRYPVKSMAGEPLQRAEVRRDGLAGDRVVHVQDARGQVITARTRPRLLGHRSILGPDGEPLVDGRPWSSADVARDVVAAAGADARLVRYDGEERFDVLPLLVATDGAIEAFGFDRRRLRPNLLIEGVPGLAERGWEGRTLRAGTALIGLHSLRARCVMTTFDPDTLEQDVSVLKRIHREFDGRLALNALVIREGAVSVGDEVELLEADRQARGHEADR
- a CDS encoding alcohol dehydrogenase catalytic domain-containing protein yields the protein MRAAVMTEIRKPWTIKTLPDPKPQPGQVLVRIKASGMCGTDLHVQHGVMAVPLPMVLGHEPVGTIEEVGAGVAGLRRGDRVGVSWAQRGCGRCHFCQEDRVSYCAEYQSWVQMGGGNSELMLAWATGCTLVPSGLSDEEAAPIFCAGFTVMSGLRNAAPRPGDTVAVLGVGGLGHLAVQYARALGLQVIAITGSADKKEEARKLGADEVIVASKNAGQALLDAGGADVILGTTNSAAQATQALRGLRPEGRMVNMGLVDGPIQVDPLHFLSQQVRLVGSKQNLRRDLVEALDLAAAGKVKPRLEVYPLDRINEARERLEAGKVRYRAVIKL
- a CDS encoding DUF885 domain-containing protein, translating into MTVERVQSRFPGGIPAGAQGPDLEFYRIADRYLDDSLHAYPTQATLAGYHKYDSLLEDLTTAGIGEKLRLATNYLAELRAVAPERLSTSARIDYHLVRTDIEASIFALEEIRPYERDPQNYIDLLGNTTLFLTLQEADSPLWPERLEALLKRMEAIPSLLRAAQANLKNPARVVTDLTIHTSGGSVGFFETVAPPLFAKAPKIRRHLETETGKVIAALKEFKVWLENDLLPRSLGDWRLGTDLWTKKLRHTLQSSLTPEEILRRAQAQLETDRTHMLEVAAPLHDRLHPGHRHAEKGDALVNTIVREVLDEVTKRHSTPDTLFRDTRRAVDRIKAFIRERDLIGLPPDDDNFVVEPTPGFMDGVAVAFFNPPPVLEPDLKKSFWISSVPRGETESFLREYNDYALQGLTIHEAFPGHYVQYWHALRSPIATIYKKLFSSGTFAEGWAVLAERLMFENGYASDEPENLLVHLKQTLRVPLNAILDARLHTTAMSDEAADRFAMDLLRGPGFQEEAEARGKLRRAKVSSTQLSTYFVGYLEMSDLLREARRREGDRFRLRAFNERLLSFGTIPPRDARALLDQPSHPG
- the pgl gene encoding 6-phosphogluconolactonase: MGSNPTLSAIHPVGGPFCNSLVMSKPSPKPELRVVSDLEELERAGAGEFARLARGAGPKRPFTVALSGGATPRGAYTRVTQAPYRDLVPWPALQFFWGDERHVPPDHPDSNYRMALETLLSKVPVPPGNVHRIPAESPDAAAAASAYESTLKSYFGLKEGQAPRFDLILLGLGADGHVASLFPGSEALREPRRLVTAPWVEPMRARRITLTPPVIRNAASVMVLVSGDAKAEALRRALAPEGSLDECPARLLQEARGRVVVIADRGAAHLVR